One Solea senegalensis isolate Sse05_10M linkage group LG13, IFAPA_SoseM_1, whole genome shotgun sequence DNA segment encodes these proteins:
- the LOC122779829 gene encoding CXADR-like membrane protein, whose translation MSASPLRTLVLVVLGVQMTYTQMEMKRVVGDNATLPCHHQFWAVDDPTLDIEWLFLKPTNRQRVVITYFAGRVFDPNDAESGRVAFGGEYLKGDASLLISDLSLTDSGEYSCKVKNGARYHWSTINLIVLLKPSKPQCWMEGKLLEGGDVKMSCKSADGSDPIHYKWERVLDKGKYVGKLPPLALIDLKNPEIVTLRNLTKDSAGVYKCTASNDVGEESCTVEVKMHYVRGMGVVAGAVVGVSFGVLLIILIIWLVCRKKEMKKYEEEETPNEIREDAEAPKAKLVNPNSLSSSRSGSSRSGTSSTQSMVHNMGPRGQRGCVPAVAALREDCKASNFPQSPPSYSQAVPKTPEPRSTPTTTSNSKPSPPPKLSPANLTRMGATPVMIPAQTKAFQTV comes from the exons ttgtGCTGGGTGTGCAGATGACGTACACCCagatggagatgaagagggTTGTTGGGGACAACGCCACTCTGCCCTGCCACCATCAGTTCTGGGCGGTCGACGACCCCACCCTGGACATCGAGTGGCTGTTTCTGAAGCCGACCAACCGACAGAGGGTG GTGATCACCTACTTCGCCGGACGTGTCTTTGACCCCAACGATGCGGAGAGTGGCCGCGTGGCGTTTGGTGGCGAGTACTTAAAAGGCGACGCGTCGCTGCTGATCAGCGATTTGTCTCTGACGGACTCAGGAGAGTACAGCTGCAAAGTCAAGAATGGCGCGCGGTACCACTGGAGCACCATCAACCTCATAGTGCTGT tGAAGCCATCGAAGCCGCAGTGCTGGATGGAGGGCAAACTGTTGGAGGGCGGCGATGTAAAGATGAGCTGCAAGTCTGCCGATGGCTCCGATCCCATCCACTACAAATGGGAGAGAGTGCTGGACAAGGGCAAGTATGTTGGCAAGCTGCCTCCATTGGCCCTGATAG aTTTGAAAAACCCAGAAATTGTGACATTGAGGAACTTGACCAAGGACAGTGCTGGAGTTTACAAATGCACGGCCAGCAATGACGTGGGAGAGGAGAGCTGCACGGTGGAGGttaagatgcact acgtACGAGGAATGGGCGTGGTAGCGGGGGCAGTGGTCGGTGTGTCCTTTGGCGTCCTCCTCATTATCCTCATCATCTGGTTGGTGTGTCGCaagaaggagatgaagaagtatgaagaagaagagacaccAAATGAAATCAG GGAGGACGCGGAGGCTCCCAAGGCCAAACTGGTGAACCCCAACTCCCTGTCCTCATCCCGCTCTGGCAGCTCTCGCTCAGGCACCTCCTCCACTCAGTCCATGGTGCACAACATGGGGCCCCGTGGCCAACGGGGCTGCGTTCCCGCCGTGGCAGCCCTCAGGGAGGACTGCAAAGCCTCCAACTTCCCTCAGTCTCCACCCAGCTACAGTCAAGCAGTTCCCAAGACTCCGGAACCACGTTCTACCCCCACCACTACCTCCAACTCCAAGCCCAGCCCTCCCCCTAAACTGAGCCCGGCGAACCTGACCCGCATGGGGGCAACACCTGTTATGATCCCTGCTCAAACCAAGGCCTTCCAGACTGTTTAG